In Chryseobacterium lactis, a single genomic region encodes these proteins:
- a CDS encoding thioredoxin family protein — protein MNTPSNMLALGTKAPFFELPNPSKTNELQSLEELKGEKGTLVIFMCNHCPFVLHVIDKINELYEDYNDKGIEFIAINSNDIEKYPADSPEKMIEFQIERKFDFPYLFDESQAVAKAFDAACTPDFYFFDDKLDLIYRGQMDDSRPGNNKDVTGEDLIIAFENLLADEAQDEIQRPSMGCNIKWK, from the coding sequence ATGAATACTCCTTCAAATATGTTGGCATTAGGAACGAAAGCTCCATTTTTTGAGCTTCCAAACCCGTCAAAAACAAATGAACTTCAGTCTTTGGAAGAACTGAAGGGAGAAAAAGGGACGTTGGTCATCTTCATGTGCAACCATTGTCCGTTTGTTCTTCATGTGATTGACAAGATCAATGAATTGTACGAAGACTACAATGATAAAGGAATCGAATTCATTGCTATCAATTCTAATGATATTGAGAAATATCCGGCAGACTCTCCGGAAAAAATGATTGAATTTCAGATTGAAAGAAAATTTGATTTTCCTTATTTATTTGATGAAAGTCAGGCAGTGGCCAAAGCTTTTGATGCGGCTTGTACCCCTGATTTTTATTTCTTTGATGATAAACTGGATCTTATCTACAGAGGCCAGATGGATGATTCAAGACCGGGAAATAATAAAGATGTGACCGGAGAAGATTTAATTATTGCTTTTGAAAATCTTTTAGCAGATGAAGCTCAGGACGAAATTCAGAGACCAAGTATGGGATGCAATATTAAATGGAAATAA
- a CDS encoding TetR/AcrR family transcriptional regulator, with protein MGLHERRQREKESIRANILQAAFTLAKTEGWASLSMRKIADAIEYSAPVVYDYFENKEAILFEISLDGFHNLHIELLKAQKKYDTPEEQLVAIVDAYWNFAFKNKEYYQLMFGLGMQCCGKGQMKKEFSSFQELIYECTYEIIKKNGSNPDNACHMSHALFSAVHGMISIMMMRNADIPSTMNKTSLDETVSSFIKSL; from the coding sequence ATGGGCCTACATGAACGCCGTCAAAGAGAAAAAGAATCCATCCGTGCAAATATTTTGCAGGCGGCCTTTACTTTGGCTAAAACTGAAGGCTGGGCATCCCTATCCATGCGGAAAATTGCTGATGCCATTGAATACAGTGCACCCGTAGTTTATGATTATTTTGAAAACAAGGAGGCTATTTTATTTGAAATTTCTTTGGACGGATTTCATAACCTGCACATTGAGTTACTAAAAGCTCAAAAGAAATATGACACTCCGGAAGAGCAACTTGTAGCGATTGTAGATGCCTACTGGAATTTTGCTTTTAAAAATAAAGAATACTACCAGCTGATGTTTGGTTTGGGAATGCAATGTTGTGGAAAGGGACAGATGAAAAAAGAATTTTCATCATTTCAGGAGTTGATTTACGAGTGTACTTACGAGATTATTAAGAAAAACGGATCCAACCCGGATAATGCCTGTCATATGTCACATGCTTTATTTTCTGCAGTACATGGGATGATCTCTATTATGATGATGCGTAATGCAGATATACCATCTACTATGAATAAAACGTCATTGGACGAAACTGTTTCATCTTTTATTAAGTCTTTATAA
- a CDS encoding efflux RND transporter periplasmic adaptor subunit, which translates to MKIPGKTRFIVLISSIILLQSCTKAAEGSNAAPPAPELPVYTVISSPATTYQEFPTALEGKNNVEIRSQVDGYLDRIYVEEGAYVRAGQPLFKIDSRSYGEQMNMAQANLQAANANIEKARVEVDRLQPLVAAKVVSDVQLKTAKANYAAAVAAASQARASVGNAKINVGFTTITAPVSGYIGRIPYKKGSLISRTDPSPLTLLSDISEIYAYFSLSELDFIAFQNKYPGATLDEKLKNMPMVELVIADNSTYPEKGRLSIVDGQFDKTTGAISVRAVFPNANGTLRTGNTGRIRMPQLISNAVVIPQESTFEIQDKTYVYVMGKDQKVTGKPIKISGKTDNYYFISEGLSPGEKIVYTGIGNLKDGASIKPKNMSSDSLLNARPL; encoded by the coding sequence ATGAAAATACCTGGAAAAACAAGGTTTATTGTACTTATTTCAAGTATAATTCTTTTACAGAGCTGTACAAAAGCTGCCGAAGGATCCAATGCCGCGCCACCAGCTCCAGAACTTCCGGTTTATACCGTTATCTCTTCTCCTGCTACTACTTATCAAGAATTTCCTACTGCCCTGGAAGGAAAAAATAATGTTGAAATCAGATCTCAGGTAGATGGCTATCTGGACAGAATTTATGTAGAGGAAGGTGCTTATGTAAGAGCCGGACAACCCTTATTTAAAATAGATTCAAGAAGCTATGGTGAGCAAATGAATATGGCTCAGGCTAATCTTCAGGCCGCCAATGCAAATATTGAAAAAGCAAGAGTAGAAGTAGACAGACTTCAGCCTCTGGTAGCAGCAAAAGTAGTTTCTGATGTACAACTGAAAACTGCAAAAGCTAATTATGCTGCAGCTGTTGCCGCCGCTTCACAAGCAAGAGCTTCTGTAGGAAATGCAAAAATAAACGTAGGATTTACCACTATCACGGCTCCTGTAAGCGGTTATATCGGAAGAATTCCTTATAAAAAAGGAAGTTTGATCTCCAGAACAGATCCTAGTCCATTGACTTTATTATCTGACATCAGTGAAATTTACGCCTACTTCTCTCTAAGTGAGCTTGATTTTATTGCTTTTCAAAATAAATATCCGGGGGCTACTTTGGATGAAAAGCTAAAAAATATGCCGATGGTTGAATTGGTGATCGCTGATAACAGTACATATCCTGAAAAAGGAAGACTGAGTATTGTAGACGGACAGTTTGACAAAACTACAGGTGCCATCAGCGTACGTGCTGTTTTCCCCAATGCAAACGGAACGCTGAGAACCGGAAATACCGGAAGAATACGTATGCCGCAATTGATCTCAAATGCAGTAGTTATTCCTCAGGAATCCACTTTTGAAATTCAGGATAAAACCTATGTATATGTAATGGGCAAAGATCAGAAAGTAACCGGAAAACCGATTAAAATCTCCGGAAAAACAGACAACTATTACTTTATTTCTGAAGGTCTTTCTCCGGGAGAAAAAATCGTATACACCGGAATTGGAAACTTGAAAGACGGAGCATCAATTAAGCCGAAAAACATGTCATCTGATAGCTTACTGAATGCAAGACCTTTGTAA
- a CDS encoding efflux RND transporter permease subunit: MLKQFIERPVLSTVISIILLLLGALSLFNLPIALFPDIAPPSVQVTAFYPGANAEVVARSVATPIEEAVNGVENMTYMTSNSSNDGTMTLSVFFKQGADADNAAVNVQNRVSKAMSQLPQEVVQAGISTQKVQNSMIMFMGLTSEDEKQYDELFLQNYLKINVIPQIQRIPGVAQAQVFGTRDYSMRIWLKPDRLAANNLSPQEVLAAIKDHNLEAAPGRLGQGSKETYEYILKYKGKLNKGEDYENIAIKANSDGSFLRLKDVARVEFGSYTYTATNRVDGKPVAGFAILQTAGSNANEILTEIEKQVKVMETTLPKGVKPIIMYNSKDFLDASIHQVVETLVIAFILVFIVVYIFLQDFRSTLIPAIAVPVAIIGTFFFLQLFGFSINMLTLFALVLAIGIVVDDAIVVVEAVHSKMEQTGMPVEQATTNSMSEISGAIISITLVMCAVFIPVGFMQGPAGVFYRQFAFTLAIAILISAVNALTLSPALCAMFLNDPQGEHGEHGHKTGFGARFFNAFNASFNNMTRKYIYSLKFLIKNKWVAIGGLALITATSIFLIKKAPSGFIPTEDQGFVLYAVNTPPGSSLERTHRATEQIDKIINGEKATNHLWVADGMNFISNANASPYSAGFIKLKDYDKRGDMKDPDQIAGTLTGKVSQVKDANAFFFNFPTVQGFGNVSGFEFMLQDKTNGSFEQLGTTTQKFIGELMKRPEIAFAFTTYAAGNPQYTIDVDTDKANQLGVSVTELMQTMQIYFGSSFVSDFNRFGKYYRVMAQADIPYRTDANSLEGIYVKNKTGEMVPAKTLVTLKRTFGPETVTRNNLFNAVTINGTPKPGYSTGDAIKAVEEVAQQSLPRGYGYEWTGITREEIKTGGQTVFIFLLSILFVYFLLAAQYESYILPFAIILTIPTGVFGVFAFTGLAGIDNNIYVQVGLIMLVGLLAKNAILIVEFAVQRRKAGKSLIESALQASRLRLRPILMTSFAFIVGMLPLVWTQGASAKGNHSIGYSTVGGMLTGVIFGIFIIPVMYVIFQYLHEKMPSRKKKRLQRQKLEAELLSSPH, encoded by the coding sequence ATGTTAAAACAATTTATAGAAAGACCGGTACTTTCAACGGTCATCTCCATAATACTTTTATTATTGGGAGCTTTGTCTCTCTTTAATTTACCCATTGCCCTCTTTCCGGATATTGCACCGCCAAGTGTTCAGGTAACCGCCTTTTATCCGGGAGCGAATGCTGAGGTAGTGGCACGTTCTGTAGCCACTCCTATTGAGGAAGCGGTGAACGGGGTTGAAAACATGACTTACATGACGTCAAACTCAAGTAACGACGGTACAATGACCCTGAGTGTATTCTTCAAACAGGGAGCTGATGCTGATAATGCAGCAGTAAACGTTCAGAACCGTGTATCAAAGGCAATGAGTCAACTTCCTCAAGAGGTTGTACAGGCTGGAATCTCGACGCAGAAAGTTCAGAACAGTATGATCATGTTTATGGGACTTACCAGCGAAGATGAAAAACAATACGACGAACTATTCTTGCAAAACTACCTGAAAATTAACGTAATCCCTCAAATACAGCGTATTCCTGGGGTCGCTCAGGCTCAGGTATTCGGAACGAGAGATTATTCGATGAGAATCTGGCTGAAACCGGATCGACTGGCTGCTAATAATCTTTCTCCACAGGAAGTTCTTGCAGCAATCAAAGATCATAACCTTGAAGCGGCTCCTGGTCGTCTTGGACAAGGAAGTAAGGAAACGTATGAATATATCCTTAAATATAAAGGAAAACTAAACAAAGGTGAAGATTACGAAAATATTGCTATTAAAGCCAATAGTGACGGATCATTCCTTAGATTAAAAGATGTAGCAAGAGTAGAATTTGGTTCTTATACATATACGGCAACCAACAGAGTAGATGGAAAACCGGTTGCCGGATTTGCAATCTTACAGACTGCCGGTTCTAATGCCAACGAAATTCTTACTGAAATTGAAAAGCAGGTCAAAGTAATGGAAACGACTCTGCCTAAAGGAGTGAAGCCAATTATCATGTATAATTCCAAGGATTTCCTTGATGCTTCTATTCATCAGGTAGTGGAAACGCTGGTTATAGCATTTATTCTTGTGTTTATTGTAGTTTATATTTTCCTTCAGGATTTCAGATCTACATTAATTCCGGCCATTGCAGTGCCGGTAGCGATTATTGGGACTTTCTTCTTCCTTCAATTATTTGGATTCAGTATCAACATGCTTACTTTATTTGCATTGGTACTCGCCATTGGTATTGTAGTGGATGATGCGATTGTGGTAGTGGAAGCCGTCCATTCCAAAATGGAACAAACGGGAATGCCGGTTGAACAGGCAACGACGAATTCGATGAGTGAAATTTCCGGAGCGATCATTTCCATTACATTGGTGATGTGTGCCGTGTTTATTCCGGTAGGTTTCATGCAAGGGCCGGCAGGAGTATTTTACAGACAGTTTGCCTTCACTTTAGCCATCGCCATTCTTATTTCTGCTGTAAATGCATTAACATTAAGCCCGGCATTATGTGCTATGTTCTTAAATGACCCTCAGGGAGAGCATGGTGAACACGGTCATAAAACAGGTTTTGGAGCAAGATTCTTCAATGCTTTTAATGCGAGCTTCAACAACATGACCAGAAAATATATTTACAGCCTTAAGTTTTTAATTAAAAATAAATGGGTTGCCATCGGAGGTCTTGCGCTTATTACAGCAACAAGTATCTTCCTGATTAAAAAAGCTCCATCCGGGTTCATTCCTACGGAGGATCAGGGATTTGTATTGTATGCGGTGAATACGCCTCCCGGAAGCTCATTGGAAAGAACCCACAGAGCTACCGAACAGATCGATAAAATTATCAATGGTGAAAAAGCAACCAATCACCTATGGGTGGCAGACGGAATGAACTTCATCAGTAATGCCAATGCATCACCTTATTCTGCAGGTTTTATTAAGCTTAAAGATTATGACAAACGAGGTGATATGAAAGATCCGGATCAGATTGCAGGGACACTGACAGGAAAAGTAAGTCAGGTGAAAGATGCGAATGCATTCTTCTTCAACTTCCCTACCGTACAAGGTTTTGGTAACGTTTCCGGTTTCGAATTCATGCTTCAGGATAAAACGAACGGTTCTTTTGAACAATTAGGCACAACCACTCAGAAATTTATTGGTGAGCTGATGAAACGTCCTGAAATTGCCTTCGCATTTACAACGTATGCTGCAGGAAATCCACAATACACCATTGATGTGGATACAGATAAAGCCAATCAGCTTGGAGTTTCAGTGACAGAATTGATGCAAACCATGCAGATTTATTTCGGAAGTAGTTTTGTATCCGATTTCAACAGATTTGGAAAATACTACCGCGTAATGGCTCAGGCGGATATTCCATACCGTACAGATGCCAACTCACTGGAAGGTATTTATGTAAAAAATAAAACGGGCGAAATGGTTCCTGCAAAAACGTTGGTGACTTTAAAAAGAACTTTTGGCCCTGAAACGGTAACCAGAAATAACCTTTTCAACGCTGTGACAATTAACGGAACTCCAAAACCAGGTTATAGTACCGGAGATGCCATTAAAGCCGTAGAAGAAGTTGCTCAACAATCACTGCCAAGAGGTTATGGATATGAATGGACAGGGATTACCCGTGAAGAGATTAAAACAGGAGGCCAAACGGTATTTATCTTCTTGCTAAGTATCTTGTTTGTGTACTTCCTTCTGGCGGCACAGTATGAAAGTTACATCCTTCCGTTTGCCATTATTCTTACCATTCCTACTGGAGTATTTGGGGTATTTGCCTTCACAGGACTGGCTGGAATTGATAATAATATTTATGTACAAGTTGGATTGATCATGCTTGTAGGACTTTTGGCCAAAAATGCCATTCTGATTGTGGAATTTGCCGTACAAAGAAGAAAAGCAGGGAAATCATTGATAGAATCTGCTCTTCAGGCTTCAAGATTACGTTTAAGACCGATCCTGATGACTTCTTTTGCCTTTATCGTAGGAATGCTGCCATTAGTCTGGACTCAGGGAGCGTCTGCAAAAGGGAACCATTCAATCGGTTACAGTACCGTGGGAGGAATGCTGACAGGAGTTATCTTCGGAATTTTTATCATCCCGGTAATGTACGTAATATTCCAGTACCTGCATGAAAAAATGCCAAGCAGAAAGAAGAAAAGACTTCAAAGACAAAAACTGGAGGCAGAACTTTTATCAAGTCCTCATTAA
- a CDS encoding efflux transporter outer membrane subunit yields MKRLKNIILTFAIALGAVSCVSKMAFKEPDLPLPEKFQYTATADTASVANLEWKQFFNDPILQGLIEKGIKNNYDLQIALKQVSASQEKLKQAKYMQYPDVGFGVTGQISKPSKNSMNGQSLNLFLGQSHVEDYNAAFNLSWEADIWGKIKNQQEVSRMQYLQTYEGSKAIQTQVVAAIAQGYYNLLMLDKQLGIAKSNLELTNNTLLITQKMWESGDTTSLGVQQASAQKQATELLITQLEQNIAIQENALSILVGETPNKVNRTLEMSDSSLPQNISAGLPAAMVSRRPDVRQQELVLLESNAMVGIAQASMYPALKITANGGVNSFKFDNWFQIPASLFGSVLGGLTQPIFQKKQLKTDLEVAKIQREKNVLAFRQSVLNAVGEVSDALVSNESLKTQEQKAAEQATTLKDGIKSAQLLYRGGSANYLEVITAQGNSLQAELNLASIKRQRLSSIVDLYRALGGGWK; encoded by the coding sequence ATGAAAAGACTAAAAAATATAATTCTAACATTCGCGATAGCTTTAGGAGCTGTTTCATGTGTGTCTAAAATGGCATTCAAGGAACCTGACCTGCCGCTTCCCGAAAAATTCCAGTACACCGCGACTGCCGATACCGCCAGTGTTGCTAATCTGGAATGGAAACAATTTTTCAACGATCCTATTTTGCAGGGATTGATTGAGAAAGGAATTAAAAATAATTATGACCTTCAGATTGCCTTAAAGCAGGTTTCTGCATCACAGGAAAAACTGAAACAAGCCAAATACATGCAATATCCTGATGTAGGATTCGGGGTAACAGGTCAGATTTCAAAGCCTTCTAAAAATAGCATGAACGGGCAAAGCTTAAATTTATTTTTAGGACAAAGCCACGTTGAAGATTATAATGCAGCCTTCAATCTTTCCTGGGAAGCTGATATTTGGGGGAAAATCAAAAATCAGCAGGAAGTTTCAAGAATGCAGTATCTGCAGACTTATGAAGGTTCCAAAGCGATTCAGACTCAGGTTGTAGCAGCGATTGCCCAGGGATATTATAATCTTCTGATGCTTGACAAACAATTAGGTATTGCAAAATCAAATCTGGAGTTAACAAATAACACCTTACTGATCACTCAAAAAATGTGGGAAAGTGGTGATACCACTTCTTTAGGAGTACAACAGGCAAGTGCTCAGAAACAGGCTACCGAACTTCTGATTACTCAATTGGAACAAAACATTGCTATCCAGGAAAATGCATTGAGTATTCTGGTTGGTGAGACTCCGAATAAAGTAAACAGAACGCTGGAAATGTCTGACAGCTCTCTTCCTCAAAACATCAGTGCAGGACTTCCAGCAGCAATGGTGAGCCGCAGACCGGATGTCCGTCAGCAGGAACTTGTATTGCTGGAATCTAATGCTATGGTAGGAATTGCACAGGCAAGCATGTACCCGGCATTGAAAATCACAGCAAACGGAGGAGTAAATTCATTCAAATTTGATAACTGGTTCCAGATTCCGGCATCGTTATTTGGTTCAGTATTAGGAGGACTGACACAACCTATTTTCCAGAAAAAGCAATTGAAAACAGATCTGGAAGTAGCCAAAATACAGCGGGAGAAAAATGTACTGGCATTTCGTCAGTCTGTCCTGAATGCCGTTGGTGAAGTTTCCGACGCTTTGGTTTCTAACGAAAGTTTAAAGACTCAGGAACAGAAAGCTGCCGAACAGGCAACCACCCTAAAGGATGGAATTAAAAGTGCACAACTTCTTTACAGAGGAGGTTCAGCCAATTATCTTGAAGTAATTACCGCACAAGGAAATTCGCTTCAGGCGGAACTCAACCTGGCTTCCATTAAAAGACAGAGATTAAGCAGCATTGTAGATTTATACAGAGCGCTGGGCGGCGGTTGGAAGTAG
- the miaA gene encoding tRNA (adenosine(37)-N6)-dimethylallyltransferase MiaA — protein MKKKNLISVVGPTGIGKTRLAIDLAQHFNTEIVSCDSRQFFKEMKIGTAAPSEEELAGAPHHFIGNLSIEEYYSIGQYEEDALQKLNELYKTHDTVILVGGSMMYEKAVIEGLNDLPEANADNQEKLQKILEEEGVEKLQEILKELDPEYFGVVDIHNHRRLLRAIDVIWQTHKKYSEQIAVSQDSRDFNVIRIGIEASREELYDRINRRVDIMMENGLLDEVKGLEKFKGLTGLNTVGYSELFKYFDGEWDLDFAVSEIKKNSRRYAKRQLTWYRKADDIHYLQLGYTQQDYEDLLHWICEQFQK, from the coding sequence GTGAAAAAGAAAAATTTGATTTCTGTAGTAGGACCCACCGGAATTGGTAAAACGAGATTGGCAATTGATTTGGCTCAACATTTCAATACGGAGATTGTTTCCTGTGATTCCAGGCAGTTTTTTAAAGAAATGAAAATAGGTACCGCAGCACCTTCAGAGGAAGAACTTGCCGGAGCACCTCATCATTTTATAGGAAATCTTTCAATAGAAGAATATTATTCCATAGGGCAGTATGAAGAAGATGCTCTGCAAAAACTCAATGAACTTTATAAAACTCATGATACCGTTATTCTTGTTGGCGGCAGTATGATGTATGAAAAAGCAGTCATTGAAGGTTTAAATGATTTGCCTGAAGCAAATGCTGACAACCAGGAGAAACTTCAGAAAATATTAGAAGAGGAAGGAGTAGAAAAACTTCAGGAAATTCTAAAAGAACTCGATCCGGAATATTTTGGAGTGGTAGATATTCACAACCATCGCAGACTTTTAAGGGCCATTGATGTCATCTGGCAGACCCATAAGAAATACTCGGAACAGATTGCCGTTTCTCAGGATTCCAGAGATTTCAATGTGATCAGAATTGGAATTGAAGCATCGAGAGAAGAACTCTACGACAGAATTAATCGCAGGGTTGATATCATGATGGAAAATGGACTGTTGGATGAGGTAAAAGGTCTTGAAAAATTTAAAGGACTCACTGGATTGAATACAGTAGGATACTCTGAATTGTTCAAATATTTTGACGGAGAATGGGATCTTGATTTTGCAGTGTCTGAGATTAAAAAAAATAGTCGCAGGTATGCGAAACGTCAGTTAACGTGGTACAGAAAAGCGGATGATATTCATTATTTGCAGTTGGGATATACTCAACAGGATTATGAGGATTTACTTCACTGGATTTGTGAGCAGTTTCAAAAATAA
- a CDS encoding YicC family protein produces MILSMTGFGRAEGVFEGKKITIDIKSLNSKSFDLNIKIPLRYKEKEFEIRKILNDRIIRGKVDCYVNLENLEESNDVKINKSLIDSYVKELKNIASDGPDFEYLKMAVRLPDAITSRPDELTEGEWESLAKIVYAAIDRFEEFRKTEGSILHEELNRNIQNIDKYLSEVIPFEEERIVSVKERYQKTLKEFENVDETRFYQEMAYFTEKLDISEEKVRLGQHLKYYKEVMDNEDFNGKKLGFISQEIGREINTLGSKANHAAIQKLVVMMKDDLEKIKEQTLNVL; encoded by the coding sequence ATGATTTTATCAATGACCGGCTTCGGTAGAGCCGAAGGTGTTTTTGAAGGAAAAAAAATAACAATAGATATTAAATCATTGAACAGCAAGAGCTTTGATTTAAATATTAAAATTCCTTTACGTTATAAAGAAAAAGAATTTGAAATCAGAAAAATTCTTAACGATAGAATTATCCGTGGAAAAGTAGACTGCTACGTTAACCTGGAAAACCTTGAAGAATCTAACGATGTAAAAATTAATAAGAGTTTAATTGATTCCTATGTCAAGGAACTTAAAAATATTGCATCAGACGGTCCCGACTTCGAATATCTGAAAATGGCAGTGAGACTTCCTGACGCTATTACTTCCAGACCTGATGAGCTTACGGAGGGTGAATGGGAATCATTAGCCAAAATCGTCTATGCAGCTATAGATCGTTTCGAAGAGTTCAGAAAGACTGAAGGCAGTATTTTACATGAAGAATTAAACAGAAACATTCAGAATATTGATAAATATCTGAGTGAAGTCATTCCTTTTGAGGAAGAAAGAATTGTAAGTGTAAAAGAACGTTATCAGAAAACGCTCAAAGAATTTGAAAACGTTGATGAAACACGTTTCTACCAGGAAATGGCCTATTTTACTGAAAAATTGGATATTTCAGAAGAAAAGGTAAGACTTGGCCAGCATCTTAAGTACTACAAAGAAGTGATGGATAATGAAGATTTTAATGGAAAAAAACTAGGTTTTATTTCCCAGGAAATCGGAAGAGAAATCAATACTTTAGGCTCAAAAGCCAATCATGCTGCCATTCAGAAACTGGTTGTTATGATGAAAGATGATTTGGAAAAAATTAAAGAACAGACATTAAACGTACTGTAG
- the gmk gene encoding guanylate kinase yields MDKVIIFSAPSGSGKTTLVKHALETFPELKFSISCTTRQPRGSEIHAVDYHFLTPEEFRQKISEDAFVEYEEVYTDKYYGTLKSEVEKIWNQGKVVIFDVDVKGGISLKKYFAEKALSIFIEPPSIEELERRLISRNTDDAETIKTRVAKAEEEMSYATGFDMIVINTDLDIAKKEIESLIKSFISN; encoded by the coding sequence ATGGACAAAGTAATTATATTTTCAGCACCATCCGGGAGCGGAAAAACTACATTGGTAAAGCATGCACTGGAAACATTTCCGGAACTTAAGTTTTCAATTTCCTGTACTACAAGACAGCCAAGAGGAAGTGAAATTCACGCCGTGGATTATCATTTTCTGACGCCTGAAGAGTTCAGACAGAAAATTTCAGAAGATGCTTTTGTAGAATATGAAGAAGTATATACTGATAAATATTACGGTACTTTAAAATCTGAAGTAGAAAAAATCTGGAATCAGGGAAAAGTTGTTATTTTTGATGTGGATGTAAAAGGAGGTATTTCTTTAAAAAAATATTTTGCTGAAAAAGCGTTATCTATTTTTATAGAACCCCCATCCATTGAAGAATTGGAACGAAGATTGATTTCAAGAAATACTGATGATGCAGAAACCATCAAAACCCGTGTAGCAAAGGCTGAGGAAGAAATGTCCTATGCCACCGGGTTTGACATGATTGTGATCAATACCGATCTTGATATAGCAAAAAAAGAAATAGAAAGTTTAATAAAAAGTTTTATCAGTAACTAA
- the nadA gene encoding quinolinate synthase NadA, which produces MSTETLEKAKSAIPVKGFLDIKDIAIPQGEELVKAILKLKEEKNAVILAHYYQPGEIQDIADFLGDSLQLARQAKDTNADMIVFCGVHFMAEAAKILNPTKKVVLPDTMAGCSLADGCSGEGLRKMREQHPNALIATYINCNAETKAESDIIVTSSNAETVIEALPTDRPIIFAPDKNLGRYLSKKTGRDMILWDGSCVVHEAFSMERIAQQLADNPDAKLIAHPESEEAVLKLAHFIGSTSALLNYVEKDDCQKFIIATEEGILHEMRKRAPHKELIPALVFDESCNCSECFYMKRNTMEKLYLCMKYELPEILIDEELRLRALKPIEAMLDLSKSIK; this is translated from the coding sequence ATGAGTACCGAAACATTAGAAAAAGCTAAATCTGCGATTCCTGTAAAAGGGTTTCTGGATATAAAGGATATAGCAATTCCTCAAGGAGAAGAATTGGTAAAAGCAATTCTTAAGCTTAAAGAAGAAAAGAATGCTGTAATTCTTGCCCATTATTACCAGCCGGGAGAAATTCAGGATATCGCTGATTTCCTGGGTGATTCTTTACAGCTGGCAAGACAGGCAAAAGATACCAATGCTGATATGATTGTATTCTGTGGAGTACATTTCATGGCAGAAGCTGCTAAAATTCTGAACCCAACTAAAAAAGTAGTTCTTCCTGATACAATGGCTGGATGCTCTCTGGCAGACGGATGTTCCGGTGAAGGCTTGAGAAAAATGCGTGAGCAGCATCCTAATGCTTTAATTGCCACCTACATCAACTGTAATGCAGAAACCAAAGCAGAAAGTGATATCATCGTAACCAGCTCAAATGCTGAAACGGTTATTGAAGCACTTCCAACAGACAGACCGATCATTTTTGCTCCGGATAAAAACTTAGGAAGATATTTATCTAAAAAAACCGGTCGTGATATGATCCTTTGGGATGGAAGCTGTGTGGTACACGAAGCTTTCTCAATGGAAAGAATTGCTCAGCAGCTTGCAGATAATCCGGATGCAAAATTAATTGCTCACCCTGAAAGTGAAGAAGCAGTATTGAAGCTTGCCCACTTTATAGGATCCACTTCTGCCCTATTGAATTATGTGGAAAAAGACGATTGTCAAAAATTTATCATTGCTACTGAGGAGGGAATTCTTCACGAAATGAGAAAACGTGCTCCTCACAAAGAATTGATTCCGGCACTTGTTTTTGATGAAAGCTGCAATTGCTCAGAATGTTTCTACATGAAGCGTAATACCATGGAAAAATTATACTTATGTATGAAGTATGAACTTCCTGAGATTCTGATCGACGAAGAATTACGATTGAGGGCACTAAAACCTATTGAGGCTATGCTTGATCTTTCAAAAAGCATAAAATAA
- a CDS encoding bacteriocin-like protein, with the protein MKNLKRLNRENLKNVNGAGGGSCSRCGISEICDIGCYGQPVCIPKLHYFPVDC; encoded by the coding sequence ATGAAAAATTTAAAGAGATTAAACCGAGAAAATCTTAAAAATGTAAACGGAGCCGGAGGAGGTTCTTGCAGCCGTTGCGGAATAAGTGAAATTTGCGATATAGGATGTTATGGACAGCCTGTGTGTATTCCAAAGTTGCATTACTTCCCTGTTGATTGTTAA